A genomic region of Burkholderia humptydooensis contains the following coding sequences:
- a CDS encoding glycosyltransferase family 87 protein produces MKAHPHGHAAAHRDVECPELPAAGPHRRPHWLGAKRVRTYAIAALVCYAAFGGIYLVRWLSGGLGSPLPPMLDFVPTWSAARLAVHGHAADAWRFSALHAAELQAAPSMRGMRGVLLWLYPPQTLLLVAPLGWLPYPVAALAWAAGMGALFVATVRAIVPRRLAALCALAFPGTFFVALIGQNSLLTAALAGFGLVALRRRPALAGCCFGLLVIKPQLALLFPLALLCASQWRALGAWAATVALVAALSTLAFGFGAWAAFAHGAASALQTIGAGQAALARIPTFFAMATFAGLPPFAAQLLQAASIAFAAAAVIYAWRGASAHALRSAALVCASLLVSPYLYDYDLAWYGLVIAWAVRHARTEGWRPLEREGLAALAPMPLAGLVAIEPLGFQFLPLVTAGTLAAIVCRIARERRGAPCLPGDEDAADAIDSVRFIAARGASDAAPRRTRAAAPLAGRGRYGVQGEASCGIR; encoded by the coding sequence ATGAAAGCGCATCCGCACGGCCACGCGGCGGCGCATCGCGACGTCGAATGCCCGGAGCTGCCGGCCGCGGGCCCGCACCGCCGTCCGCACTGGCTGGGCGCGAAGCGGGTGCGGACCTACGCGATCGCGGCGCTCGTCTGCTATGCAGCGTTCGGCGGCATCTATCTGGTTCGCTGGCTGTCGGGCGGGCTCGGCTCGCCGCTGCCGCCGATGCTCGACTTCGTGCCGACCTGGAGCGCCGCGCGGCTCGCGGTGCACGGCCACGCGGCCGACGCCTGGCGCTTTTCGGCGCTGCATGCGGCTGAGCTGCAGGCGGCGCCGTCGATGCGCGGCATGCGCGGCGTGCTGCTGTGGCTCTATCCGCCGCAGACGCTGCTGCTCGTCGCGCCGCTCGGCTGGCTGCCGTATCCGGTCGCGGCGCTCGCGTGGGCCGCGGGCATGGGCGCGCTGTTCGTCGCGACGGTGCGCGCGATCGTGCCGCGCCGCCTCGCGGCGCTCTGCGCGCTCGCGTTTCCCGGCACGTTCTTCGTCGCGCTCATCGGCCAGAACAGCCTGCTGACGGCCGCGCTCGCCGGCTTCGGCCTCGTCGCGCTGCGCCGCCGCCCGGCGCTCGCCGGATGTTGCTTCGGGCTCCTCGTCATCAAGCCGCAGCTCGCGCTGCTGTTTCCGCTCGCGCTGTTGTGCGCGTCGCAATGGCGCGCATTGGGCGCATGGGCCGCGACGGTCGCGCTCGTCGCCGCGCTGAGCACGCTCGCGTTCGGCTTCGGCGCATGGGCCGCATTCGCGCACGGCGCGGCGTCCGCATTGCAGACGATCGGCGCCGGGCAGGCGGCGCTCGCGCGGATTCCGACGTTCTTCGCGATGGCAACGTTCGCCGGCCTGCCGCCTTTCGCCGCGCAACTGTTGCAGGCGGCGTCGATCGCGTTCGCGGCCGCCGCGGTGATCTACGCGTGGCGCGGCGCGAGCGCGCATGCGCTGCGCTCGGCCGCGCTCGTCTGCGCGAGCCTGCTCGTGAGCCCGTATCTGTACGACTACGACCTCGCGTGGTACGGGCTCGTGATCGCGTGGGCCGTGCGCCACGCGCGCACGGAAGGCTGGCGGCCGCTCGAGCGCGAAGGGCTCGCGGCACTCGCGCCGATGCCGCTGGCGGGGCTTGTCGCGATCGAGCCGCTGGGGTTCCAGTTCCTGCCGCTCGTGACGGCGGGCACGCTCGCGGCGATCGTGTGCCGCATCGCGCGCGAGCGCCGCGGCGCGCCGTGTCTGCCCGGCGACGAAGACGCGGCGGACGCGATCGATTCGGTTCGTTTCATCGCGGCGCGCGGCGCATCGGACGCCGCGCCGCGGCGCACGCGGGCGGCGGCGCCGCTTGCCGGCCGCGGCCGCTACGGGGTTCAGGGAGAAGCATCATGCGGGATCAGATGA
- a CDS encoding glycosyltransferase family 87 protein has product MLRSGGWLTSDRVLAYGGATLILSIALLGAWGWATSGFTANTTVRPGIDFTVFWSGSHTMLHGAPATVYDYPAFSRTEAAQLGAYVNRSFLPWVYPPTLLVLVTPLALLPYVPSLLLFCALGLVAYAKSVGALSGLRDRLSNPRLASFVILSFPGVLVAAVIGQNSLLTAACAALAVRLLAKRPALAGLCISLLAVKPQMALLFPLLLVATRAWRACFAAAAGTLVFAAASVAVCGTASVHAFLSGATMLRELVLEQGAQYWLASPAPFSAMRLAGASLHAAYAVQIGIGVLAAVAALDVWLRTGDTRLRAAGLAVATLLATPYLWHYELAWLGIALFGVLACALDTGWLPGEQPVFVAGWLLPFFEFFNRATHFPQFGPVVLLAVLLVVARRARAMPGVAR; this is encoded by the coding sequence ATGTTGCGCTCAGGCGGATGGCTGACCAGCGATCGCGTGCTCGCCTACGGCGGCGCGACGCTGATTCTCAGCATCGCGCTGCTGGGCGCGTGGGGTTGGGCGACGAGCGGTTTCACCGCGAACACGACCGTTCGGCCGGGCATCGATTTCACGGTGTTCTGGAGCGGATCGCACACGATGCTGCACGGCGCGCCCGCAACCGTCTACGACTATCCGGCATTCTCCCGCACCGAAGCGGCGCAGCTCGGCGCGTACGTGAACCGCAGCTTTCTGCCCTGGGTGTATCCGCCGACGCTGCTCGTGCTCGTCACGCCGCTCGCGCTGCTGCCTTACGTGCCGTCGCTGTTGCTCTTCTGCGCGCTCGGCCTCGTCGCGTATGCGAAGAGCGTCGGCGCGCTGTCCGGGTTGCGCGACCGGTTGTCGAATCCGCGTCTCGCATCGTTCGTGATCCTGTCTTTCCCGGGCGTGCTCGTTGCGGCCGTCATCGGACAGAATTCGCTGCTCACGGCCGCGTGCGCGGCGCTCGCGGTCCGGCTGCTCGCGAAGCGCCCGGCGCTCGCGGGGCTTTGCATCAGCCTGCTCGCGGTCAAGCCGCAGATGGCGCTGCTGTTTCCGCTTTTGCTCGTCGCGACGCGCGCATGGCGCGCGTGCTTCGCCGCCGCCGCGGGCACGCTCGTCTTCGCGGCGGCGAGCGTCGCCGTTTGCGGCACGGCGTCCGTGCATGCGTTCCTGTCGGGCGCGACGATGCTGCGCGAGCTCGTGCTCGAGCAAGGCGCGCAGTACTGGCTTGCGTCGCCGGCGCCGTTCTCGGCGATGCGGCTCGCCGGCGCGTCACTGCATGCCGCGTATGCGGTGCAGATCGGCATCGGCGTGCTCGCGGCCGTCGCTGCGCTGGACGTCTGGCTGCGCACGGGCGACACGCGGCTGCGCGCGGCCGGGCTCGCGGTCGCGACGCTGCTCGCGACGCCGTATCTGTGGCATTACGAGCTCGCGTGGCTCGGCATCGCGCTGTTCGGCGTGCTTGCGTGCGCGCTCGACACCGGCTGGCTGCCCGGCGAGCAGCCGGTGTTCGTCGCCGGCTGGCTGTTGCCGTTCTTCGAGTTCTTCAATCGCGCGACGCATTTCCCGCAGTTCGGGCCCGTCGTGCTGCTCGCCGTGCTGCTCGTCGTCGCGCGCCGCGCGCGAGCGATGCCGGGAGTCGCGCGATGA
- a CDS encoding Flp family type IVb pilin, with translation MSSLIQYAKQFVRDEGGVSAIEYGLIAALIAVVIIGAVKAVGTDLNSVFTTIGSDL, from the coding sequence ATGTCCAGCCTCATTCAATACGCCAAGCAGTTCGTTCGCGACGAAGGCGGCGTCAGCGCCATCGAATATGGCCTGATCGCCGCTTTGATCGCGGTTGTGATCATCGGTGCGGTCAAGGCGGTCGGTACCGACCTCAATTCCGTCTTCACGACGATCGGCAGCGATCTGTAA
- a CDS encoding Flp family type IVb pilin, producing MCWLRDESAVSAIEYALIASLIAIVIIGAVQVVGTNLQSVFSTVASDV from the coding sequence ATGTGCTGGCTGCGCGACGAATCGGCGGTGTCCGCGATCGAATACGCGCTGATCGCATCGCTCATCGCGATCGTGATCATCGGCGCGGTGCAGGTCGTCGGCACCAATCTGCAATCGGTGTTCAGCACCGTCGCTTCGGATGTGTGA
- a CDS encoding A24 family peptidase: MLSALPPQPIPLCATLLAVVAASIDLASRRIPNRLIALGLVGALIVQCALPGPHNGFVAWLAGAATGAGLLLPFYVVRGMAAGDVKLMLAIGAWVGPTLALHIALATFVVGGAWALAVVARRRRLRKLLANLRHLFAGAALLRDPSAARAAPGIDSVGTLPYGVAIAIGTLGVLFAAAA; the protein is encoded by the coding sequence ATGCTTTCCGCCCTGCCGCCGCAACCGATCCCGCTGTGCGCGACGCTGCTCGCAGTCGTCGCGGCCAGCATCGATCTGGCGAGCCGGCGCATTCCCAACCGACTGATCGCGCTGGGCCTCGTGGGTGCGCTCATCGTGCAATGCGCGCTGCCCGGCCCGCACAACGGCTTCGTCGCGTGGCTCGCGGGCGCCGCCACCGGCGCCGGCCTGCTGCTGCCGTTCTATGTCGTGCGGGGAATGGCGGCGGGCGACGTGAAGCTGATGCTCGCGATCGGCGCGTGGGTCGGCCCGACGCTCGCGCTGCACATCGCGCTCGCGACGTTCGTCGTCGGCGGCGCATGGGCGCTCGCGGTCGTGGCCAGGCGCCGCCGCTTGCGCAAGCTGCTCGCGAACCTGCGCCACCTGTTCGCGGGCGCGGCGCTGCTGCGCGATCCGTCGGCCGCGCGCGCCGCACCCGGGATCGACTCGGTCGGGACGCTGCCATACGGCGTCGCGATCGCGATCGGCACGCTCGGCGTGCTGTTCGCGGCGGCGGCCTGA
- the cpaB gene encoding Flp pilus assembly protein CpaB: MKNSRAFTMLAIAILAGLAAVAFASRWLVQTSSSAVTPVAVAATDVNLGEPLGPNQLRIVNWPTASVPPGAFTDLKPLEGRVVRTSLARGEPVLGTKLAPIGTKGGLSAVIAPGHRAITVRVNDVVGVAGFALPGNYVDVIVNTQEQSKADPQQSISKIVLEKILVLAVAQQVSRDDTAPKVVNAVTLEVSPDQAEKLDLARSVGTLSLVLRNQIDKDALNTGGATKNTLLGQPAAVPASVAAPAAQPRPVRMRVVAHARGAAGRDCVGVLSGVTGSVECF, from the coding sequence ATGAAAAACAGTCGCGCATTCACGATGCTCGCCATCGCCATCCTGGCGGGGCTGGCCGCCGTCGCCTTCGCTTCGCGATGGCTCGTGCAGACCTCGAGCAGCGCCGTCACACCCGTCGCGGTCGCCGCGACCGACGTGAACCTCGGCGAGCCGCTCGGCCCGAACCAGTTGCGCATCGTCAACTGGCCGACGGCCAGCGTGCCGCCCGGCGCGTTCACCGATCTCAAGCCGCTCGAAGGCCGCGTCGTGCGCACGAGCCTTGCGCGCGGCGAGCCCGTGCTCGGCACGAAGCTCGCGCCCATCGGCACGAAGGGCGGCCTGTCCGCCGTGATCGCCCCCGGGCACCGCGCGATCACCGTGCGCGTGAACGACGTGGTCGGCGTCGCGGGCTTCGCGCTGCCGGGCAACTACGTCGACGTGATCGTCAACACGCAGGAACAGTCGAAGGCCGATCCGCAGCAGAGCATCTCGAAGATCGTGCTCGAGAAGATCCTCGTGCTCGCCGTCGCGCAGCAGGTGAGCCGCGACGACACCGCGCCGAAGGTCGTCAACGCGGTCACGCTCGAAGTGTCGCCCGACCAGGCGGAGAAGCTCGATCTCGCGCGCAGCGTCGGCACGCTGTCGCTCGTGCTGCGCAACCAGATCGACAAGGACGCGCTGAACACCGGCGGCGCGACGAAGAACACGCTGCTCGGCCAGCCGGCGGCCGTGCCAGCGAGCGTCGCGGCGCCCGCCGCGCAACCGCGTCCCGTGCGCATGCGCGTCGTCGCGCATGCGCGCGGCGCGGCCGGCCGCGACTGCGTCGGCGTGTTGTCCGGCGTGACGGGCAGCGTCGAATGTTTCTGA
- a CDS encoding type II and III secretion system protein family protein, with product MDTKSQLSRPTPTRSRVVRGAALAAACCAGLFTVFAAAAQDAVENAAIAKGTAAAPMAIGRGPMQMTISMAPAPAAGAAAAAAAAPLRGPNCVGEMRESTNVSVPLGKSLLVPLDEPVRNRTIGNPAVAQATMVSPRTLYLVGMSVGTTNMIVQGKSGACQIIDVAVGADADGLQTSLRQLMPRERDIRVSTAADTIVLAGNVSSAQAAQQAVAIAKAYSDRTNAGAAGNGNGNGGGGSSRADVLNMLTVTSPQQVMLEVKVAEVSKTLINQMGSAVNIQGGFGSWTGALMTSLLTGVGSGIVASKSNKLPLSGAIDAQDTDQPVKILAEPRLVTISGQEATFLAGGKIFIPVPQSSGIGTNTITLQEEEFGVGLKFTPTVLSNGRISLKVAPEVSELSPTGVTLSASNVGNVSILPLITTRRASTTVQMNDGETFAIGGLIKDNAQGTLKALPGIGELPVLGALFRSTSFQQDRTELVFIITPHLVKPLDTADVPLPTDSFTKPNEADVYATGNMEGRGGLRQHGAAPANAAPANAAPMSAAPADAAPAAVAAPAKDALASPAPAKNAPAAAQTSAPAAQPAKPATPPATARPSATVQAPPLAPPDAAATAQRQGARATAPDAARAGLAAPAAAAAPPAPVALATPAAAGSNAKHQGAQPPQQLANASAIAQDFDR from the coding sequence ATGGACACCAAATCGCAACTTTCCCGGCCGACGCCGACGCGCTCGCGCGTCGTGCGCGGCGCGGCGCTCGCCGCCGCGTGCTGCGCCGGGCTCTTCACCGTCTTCGCCGCGGCCGCGCAGGACGCCGTCGAGAACGCCGCGATCGCGAAGGGCACGGCGGCGGCGCCGATGGCGATCGGTCGCGGGCCGATGCAGATGACGATCAGCATGGCGCCCGCGCCCGCCGCCGGCGCGGCGGCCGCAGCCGCCGCCGCGCCGCTGCGCGGCCCGAACTGCGTCGGCGAGATGCGCGAGTCGACGAACGTGAGCGTGCCGCTCGGCAAGTCGCTGCTCGTGCCGCTCGACGAACCGGTGCGCAACCGCACGATCGGCAACCCGGCGGTCGCGCAGGCGACGATGGTATCGCCGCGCACGCTCTATCTCGTCGGCATGTCGGTCGGCACGACGAACATGATCGTCCAGGGCAAGAGCGGCGCGTGCCAGATCATCGACGTCGCGGTCGGCGCGGACGCGGACGGCCTGCAGACGTCGCTGCGGCAACTGATGCCGCGCGAGCGCGACATCCGCGTGTCGACCGCGGCGGACACGATCGTGCTCGCGGGCAACGTGTCGAGCGCGCAGGCCGCGCAGCAGGCGGTCGCGATCGCGAAGGCATACAGCGACCGCACGAACGCCGGCGCCGCCGGCAACGGCAACGGCAACGGTGGCGGCGGCAGCTCGCGCGCCGACGTGCTGAACATGCTGACCGTCACGTCGCCGCAGCAGGTGATGCTCGAAGTGAAGGTCGCCGAGGTATCGAAGACGCTGATCAACCAGATGGGATCGGCCGTCAACATCCAGGGCGGCTTCGGCTCTTGGACGGGCGCGCTCATGACGAGCCTGCTCACGGGCGTCGGCAGCGGCATCGTGGCGAGCAAGTCGAACAAGCTGCCGCTCAGTGGGGCAATCGACGCACAGGACACCGACCAGCCGGTGAAGATCCTCGCCGAGCCGCGGCTCGTCACGATCAGCGGCCAGGAAGCGACGTTTCTCGCGGGCGGCAAGATCTTCATCCCGGTGCCGCAGAGCAGCGGCATCGGCACGAACACGATCACGCTGCAGGAAGAGGAATTCGGCGTCGGGCTGAAGTTCACGCCGACCGTGCTGTCGAACGGCCGGATCAGCCTGAAGGTCGCGCCCGAGGTGTCCGAGCTGTCGCCAACGGGCGTCACGCTGTCCGCGTCGAACGTGGGCAACGTGTCGATCCTGCCGCTCATCACGACGCGGCGCGCATCGACGACCGTGCAGATGAACGACGGCGAGACGTTCGCGATCGGCGGCCTCATCAAGGACAACGCGCAGGGCACGCTCAAGGCGCTGCCGGGCATCGGCGAGCTGCCGGTGCTCGGCGCGCTGTTCCGCAGCACGTCGTTCCAGCAGGACCGCACCGAGCTCGTGTTCATCATCACGCCGCATCTGGTGAAGCCGCTCGACACCGCCGACGTGCCGCTGCCGACCGACAGCTTCACGAAGCCGAACGAAGCCGACGTCTATGCGACGGGCAACATGGAAGGCCGTGGCGGACTGCGTCAGCACGGCGCCGCGCCCGCGAATGCTGCGCCCGCGAATGCCGCGCCGATGAGCGCCGCTCCGGCCGATGCCGCGCCTGCCGCTGTCGCCGCGCCGGCCAAGGACGCGCTGGCGAGCCCCGCGCCCGCGAAGAATGCGCCGGCTGCGGCGCAAACGTCCGCGCCCGCAGCGCAGCCGGCTAAGCCCGCGACACCCCCCGCGACCGCGCGCCCGTCGGCGACCGTGCAGGCGCCGCCGCTCGCACCGCCGGACGCCGCCGCGACCGCGCAACGGCAAGGCGCGCGCGCGACTGCGCCGGACGCGGCGCGCGCCGGTCTCGCCGCGCCCGCGGCAGCCGCCGCGCCGCCTGCTCCCGTGGCGCTCGCGACGCCGGCCGCAGCCGGCTCGAACGCGAAGCATCAGGGCGCGCAGCCGCCGCAACAACTCGCCAACGCAAGCGCGATCGCGCAAGACTTCGATCGCTGA
- a CDS encoding pilus assembly protein TadG-related protein, with protein sequence MSRVTFSSGAALHGGRRRQRGVVSILVALMLAVLIGFVGLALDLGKLYVTRSELQNSADACALAAARDLTGAINLSVPEAAGITAGHLNYALFEQFPVQMLTNSNVTFSNSLSNPFQPKSSIASPSSIKYVKCTTSRTGIVNWFIQTLNMVPGVSVANASVSATAVATVGAAQTTCAIPVFVCKAGTQTSPPVAGATYNIGDWLAVKTGSPPSFGAGNFGWSALDGSNSAASIKSELTGNYCALPATGSQVGTPGNKVADSAAYNTRFGIYANPYKDPSYGTPDFTGYAYDATTWPAQSNAYSDFVSKRLTFTSYQGDHLSGITTSGTYNASYYPAGADRRLALAPEVDCTVLLSGHSAPVLSWDCVLMLDPMGSGGSAGPIHLEYRGSSTAAGSPCATQGTPGNGSSVGPQVPVLLQ encoded by the coding sequence ATGTCTCGCGTCACTTTCTCGTCAGGCGCCGCCCTTCACGGCGGGCGGCGCCGCCAGCGCGGCGTCGTGTCGATCCTCGTCGCGCTGATGCTCGCGGTGCTGATCGGCTTCGTCGGCCTCGCGCTGGATCTCGGCAAGCTCTACGTGACGCGCAGCGAGCTGCAGAACAGCGCGGACGCATGCGCGCTCGCCGCCGCGCGCGACCTGACGGGCGCAATCAACCTGTCCGTGCCGGAGGCGGCCGGCATCACCGCCGGCCATCTCAACTACGCGCTGTTCGAGCAGTTTCCGGTTCAGATGCTGACGAACTCGAACGTCACGTTCAGCAATTCGCTCAGCAATCCGTTCCAGCCGAAGAGCTCGATCGCCTCGCCGTCGTCGATCAAGTACGTGAAGTGCACGACGTCGCGAACGGGCATCGTCAACTGGTTCATCCAGACGCTCAACATGGTGCCGGGCGTGAGCGTCGCGAACGCGTCGGTGTCCGCGACGGCCGTCGCCACCGTCGGCGCCGCGCAGACCACCTGCGCGATCCCGGTGTTCGTCTGCAAGGCCGGCACGCAGACGAGCCCGCCCGTCGCCGGCGCGACGTACAACATCGGCGACTGGCTCGCCGTGAAGACGGGCTCGCCGCCGTCGTTCGGCGCGGGCAACTTCGGCTGGTCGGCGCTCGACGGATCGAACAGCGCAGCGTCGATCAAGAGCGAGCTGACGGGCAACTACTGCGCGCTGCCCGCCACCGGCTCGCAGGTCGGCACGCCGGGCAACAAGGTCGCGGACAGCGCCGCATACAACACGCGCTTCGGCATCTATGCGAATCCGTACAAGGACCCGTCGTACGGCACGCCCGATTTCACCGGCTACGCATACGACGCGACCACGTGGCCCGCGCAGAGCAACGCGTACTCGGATTTCGTGAGCAAGCGCCTGACGTTCACGAGCTACCAGGGCGACCATCTTTCCGGCATCACCACAAGCGGCACGTACAACGCGAGCTACTACCCGGCGGGCGCCGATCGGCGGCTCGCGCTCGCGCCCGAGGTCGACTGCACGGTGCTGCTGAGCGGCCACAGCGCGCCCGTGCTGTCGTGGGACTGCGTGCTGATGCTCGATCCGATGGGTTCCGGCGGCAGTGCGGGCCCGATCCATCTCGAGTACCGCGGCTCGTCGACAGCCGCCGGCAGCCCGTGCGCGACGCAAGGCACGCCCGGCAACGGCAGCTCGGTGGGCCCGCAAGTGCCCGTGCTGCTCCAATGA
- a CDS encoding TadE/TadG family type IV pilus assembly protein, translated as MRGAVAVEFAIVMIPLVLLATGVAEFGRAIYQYEALTKATRDATRYLSTYLSTDPAYPVAQAQCLAVYGSTTCGSTGSELAPGLATSMVIVCDASHTTNCSDSSDPAQFASVPTYDTNNGSPDPASLAGSMNLVEVKIKGYRYQPIPVFPGLPALTFGNIVTVMRQVS; from the coding sequence ATGCGCGGCGCCGTCGCGGTGGAATTCGCGATCGTGATGATCCCGCTCGTGCTGCTCGCGACCGGCGTCGCGGAATTCGGCCGCGCGATCTATCAGTACGAGGCGTTGACGAAAGCGACGCGCGATGCGACGCGCTACCTGTCGACGTACCTGTCGACCGACCCTGCCTATCCGGTCGCGCAGGCGCAGTGCCTTGCCGTCTACGGCAGCACGACCTGCGGCTCGACGGGCAGCGAGCTCGCGCCGGGCCTCGCGACGTCGATGGTCATCGTGTGCGACGCGTCGCACACGACGAACTGCAGCGACTCGTCCGATCCGGCGCAGTTCGCGAGCGTGCCGACCTACGACACGAACAACGGCTCGCCCGATCCGGCAAGCCTCGCGGGCAGCATGAATCTCGTCGAGGTCAAGATCAAGGGCTATCGGTACCAGCCGATCCCTGTGTTTCCGGGGCTGCCGGCCTTGACCTTCGGCAACATCGTCACCGTGATGAGGCAGGTGTCATGA
- a CDS encoding TadE family protein, whose translation MNARPFPLIRRRAQRGAAAVEFALVAAILCTILIGICEFGRVLFYWNTASEAVRLGARTATVCDADASVVKTRISQLMPLIGNANVSLAYTPAGCDSDAATARSTCTFVTVSVTNVTVRTLIPFVPLTLSMPPFVTTLPRESLSTSTGGSVCQ comes from the coding sequence ATGAACGCGCGCCCCTTCCCCCTCATTCGGCGCCGGGCGCAGCGCGGCGCGGCGGCCGTCGAGTTCGCGCTCGTCGCCGCGATCCTCTGCACGATCCTGATCGGCATCTGCGAGTTCGGCCGCGTGCTGTTCTACTGGAACACCGCGAGCGAGGCGGTGCGGCTCGGCGCGCGCACGGCGACCGTCTGCGACGCCGACGCGTCCGTCGTGAAGACCCGCATCAGCCAGTTGATGCCGCTCATCGGCAACGCGAACGTGAGCCTCGCGTACACGCCCGCCGGCTGCGATTCCGACGCAGCGACGGCGCGCAGCACCTGCACGTTCGTCACCGTGTCGGTCACGAACGTGACGGTCAGGACGCTGATTCCGTTCGTGCCGCTCACGCTCTCGATGCCGCCCTTCGTCACCACGCTGCCCCGCGAAAGTCTCTCGACGTCGACGGGCGGCTCGGTCTGTCAATGA
- a CDS encoding AAA family ATPase encodes MINILVASEDASRLAHLARLVADAGRYRITRTVGRAAQIVQRTDGLDAFDILMIDGVALDAAELAAIEKLSRLHPGLTCMLVTTDASSQTLLDAMRAGVRDVLHWPVEPRALDDAFKRAAAQCTQRNTPDTRIVSFMSCKGGAGTSFIAGNVAYEIAECSKRRTLLIDLNQQFADAAFLVSDQTPPSSIAQLCGQLERMDGAFLDASVVRVTDSFHVLAGAGDPVKAADIREDALEWILGVALPRYDFVIFELGVSLNAVSMVALDRSDHIEVVLQPSMPHVRAARRLQELLVSLGCPLDRIQLVLNRQTRTSERARAALEEVLSMRAAHVIPDDPAAVGEAVDQGVPLSRLARGCGVARSLQAFAKQLVEGEQRPQRDSERDAPLFARLFTRGAAPKLKSM; translated from the coding sequence ATGATCAACATCCTCGTCGCTTCCGAAGACGCATCGCGGCTCGCGCATCTCGCGCGGCTCGTCGCCGACGCCGGCCGCTATCGCATCACGCGCACGGTCGGCCGCGCCGCGCAGATCGTGCAGCGCACGGACGGGCTCGACGCCTTCGACATCCTGATGATCGACGGCGTCGCGCTCGACGCCGCCGAGCTCGCCGCGATCGAAAAGCTGAGCCGCCTGCATCCGGGGCTCACGTGCATGCTCGTGACGACCGACGCGTCGTCGCAGACGCTGCTCGACGCGATGCGCGCCGGCGTGCGCGACGTGCTGCACTGGCCGGTCGAGCCGCGCGCGCTCGACGACGCGTTCAAGCGCGCGGCCGCGCAGTGCACGCAGCGCAATACGCCCGACACGCGGATCGTGTCGTTCATGTCGTGCAAGGGCGGCGCGGGCACGAGCTTCATCGCGGGGAACGTCGCGTACGAAATCGCCGAATGCTCGAAGCGCCGCACGCTGCTGATCGACCTGAACCAGCAGTTCGCAGACGCCGCGTTCCTCGTCAGCGACCAGACGCCGCCGTCGAGCATCGCGCAGCTCTGCGGGCAGCTCGAAAGAATGGACGGCGCGTTTCTCGACGCGAGCGTCGTGCGCGTGACGGATTCGTTCCACGTGCTCGCGGGCGCGGGCGATCCGGTCAAGGCCGCCGACATCCGCGAGGATGCGCTCGAATGGATTCTCGGCGTTGCCTTGCCGCGCTACGACTTCGTGATCTTCGAGCTCGGCGTCAGCCTGAACGCGGTGTCGATGGTCGCGCTCGACCGCAGCGACCACATCGAAGTCGTGCTGCAGCCGAGCATGCCGCATGTGCGTGCGGCGCGCCGCCTGCAGGAGCTGCTCGTGTCGCTCGGCTGCCCGCTCGATCGCATCCAGCTCGTGCTGAACCGGCAGACGCGCACGTCCGAGCGCGCGCGCGCGGCGCTCGAAGAAGTGCTGAGCATGCGCGCGGCGCACGTGATTCCCGACGATCCCGCCGCGGTCGGCGAGGCCGTCGACCAGGGCGTCCCGCTTTCGCGGCTCGCGCGCGGCTGCGGCGTCGCACGCAGCCTGCAGGCGTTCGCCAAGCAGCTCGTCGAAGGCGAACAGCGCCCGCAGCGAGACAGCGAGCGCGACGCGCCGCTCTTCGCCCGGCTCTTCACCCGCGGCGCGGCCCCCAAACTCAAATCGATGTAA